Proteins encoded by one window of Candidatus Woesearchaeota archaeon:
- a CDS encoding 4Fe-4S cluster-binding domain-containing protein — protein sequence MKRWITIRESIGADGLGTPTISLYLAYCDIATVCPRVNGFCKECQNKHLQKDKVGTLLSIEEVLEITLPKVKFYQETFGECKIAFIGGEPLADINRQFVIELAKQYKENHIDTLLYTWRYIEDIIEENIDTSYFDTLVCGEYIEELNNGGILGSSNQYIYRMKEQERMGA from the coding sequence TTGAAGAGATGGATAACTATACGTGAATCTATTGGTGCTGACGGATTAGGCACACCAACCATTTCTTTATATTTAGCATACTGTGATATAGCTACTGTTTGTCCTAGAGTTAATGGATTTTGTAAAGAGTGTCAGAACAAACACTTACAGAAAGATAAAGTTGGTACATTATTATCTATAGAAGAAGTATTAGAGATAACACTTCCAAAAGTAAAATTCTATCAAGAAACTTTTGGAGAATGTAAAATTGCTTTTATAGGTGGTGAACCATTAGCTGATATAAATAGACAGTTTGTTATTGAGTTAGCAAAACAATATAAAGAAAATCATATAGATACTTTATTATATACATGGAGGTATATAGAAGATATTATTGAAGAAAATATTGACACATCTTACTTTGATACGTTAGTATGTGGTGAGTATATAGAAGAATTAAATAATGGGGGTATATTAGGATCATCAAATCAATATATCTATAGAATGAAAGAACAAGAAAGAATGGGGGCATAA